In Brevibacillus brevis NBRC 100599, a single genomic region encodes these proteins:
- a CDS encoding exonuclease SbcCD subunit D, producing MRILHTADWHFGRQLEGRDRRIEQAAFVDELCHIADEREVDLVLIAGDVYDSVNPPAWAEELFYDALERLSSEGRRGVVVIAGNHDQPERVRAAAPLATKHGIVLLGLPKEAPLLTQEASADRVQIVQGGPSWLEMKIPGCAANAIILALPYPSESRLKELLSESFTQEQMQLAFSERIAQLLADLSVHFREDTVNLVTSHLFVMGGKETDSERPIQIGGALTVSPQAFPKNADYVALGHLHRLQKLSDKPLVRYSGSPISYSFSEAGQSKAVVLVEVEPGQEVREEIIYLTSARPLARWRATEGIEQVERWLEEGRDAGAWIDLELHVSGVIDPAEFQRVRKLSDDFLKIQRVVVREEREEEEEQRVELTELSSDQLFKRFYERRRGAEPDEQLVALFQRLLAETGGEGEEE from the coding sequence ATGCGGATATTACATACAGCCGATTGGCATTTCGGGCGGCAACTGGAAGGGCGGGATCGCCGCATTGAGCAAGCGGCGTTTGTGGACGAGCTTTGTCACATAGCGGATGAGCGGGAAGTGGACTTGGTGCTCATTGCTGGGGATGTGTACGACTCGGTCAATCCGCCTGCTTGGGCGGAAGAGCTTTTTTATGATGCATTGGAGCGCTTGTCTTCGGAAGGCAGGAGAGGTGTTGTCGTGATCGCCGGGAACCATGACCAGCCTGAGCGGGTGCGGGCAGCAGCGCCGCTTGCCACAAAGCACGGGATCGTTTTGTTGGGGTTGCCGAAGGAAGCGCCATTGCTGACACAGGAAGCATCGGCTGATCGCGTGCAAATTGTGCAGGGAGGGCCTTCTTGGCTGGAAATGAAGATTCCTGGTTGCGCTGCGAATGCGATCATTTTGGCATTGCCATATCCTTCTGAATCGCGATTAAAGGAGCTGTTGAGCGAAAGCTTTACCCAGGAGCAGATGCAGCTTGCTTTTTCCGAGCGCATTGCACAATTGCTTGCCGATCTGTCTGTTCATTTTCGCGAGGATACGGTCAATCTGGTCACGAGTCACTTGTTTGTCATGGGCGGTAAAGAAACGGATTCCGAACGTCCGATTCAAATTGGGGGAGCGTTGACTGTATCGCCGCAGGCTTTTCCGAAGAACGCTGATTATGTGGCACTCGGCCATCTTCATCGACTACAAAAGCTCAGTGACAAGCCATTGGTGCGTTACAGTGGCTCACCGATTTCGTACAGCTTTTCTGAAGCAGGCCAGAGCAAGGCAGTCGTACTGGTCGAGGTGGAGCCAGGGCAAGAAGTACGTGAGGAGATCATTTATTTGACGAGCGCACGGCCATTGGCACGTTGGAGGGCAACAGAGGGAATCGAGCAAGTAGAGCGCTGGTTGGAAGAGGGACGCGATGCAGGGGCGTGGATTGACTTGGAGCTGCATGTGTCTGGCGTGATCGACCCGGCAGAATTTCAGCGTGTCCGCAAGCTATCGGATGATTTCTTGAAAATACAGCGTGTTGTCGTGAGGGAAGAGCGTGAGGAGGAAGAGGAACAGCGGGTCGAGCTGACAGAGCTTTCGTCCGATCAATTGTTCAAGCGCTTCTACGAACGAAGACGGGGAGCAGAGCCGGATGAGCAGCTCGTGGCCTTGTTCCAACGTCTATTGGCAGAAACCGGAGGAGAGGGGGAAGAAGAGTGA
- a CDS encoding COX15/CtaA family protein, translating into MGKWLKPLAFLATLIMFIVMVAGSLVTKTESALGCGNDWPLCNGKWVPEYTLASIIEYSHRLITGVAGIVVAIFSVLCWRYYKNNQEVRNLAIFGLFFIVVESILGASAVIWPQSSSVLALHFGFSLLAYTGVFLLSVFVYQREKTQSLVKTTVSKGFRNWMWFVAIYTYAVVYLGAYVRHTGSSMACSDWPLCQGQVIPELYGQTGIHFAHRIAALVLGFLLLGTMIYCIRHFKEKRRDLYGASILSFILCIAQVFSGGFVIIYKLHLYATLTHSMIITILFGIICYMCLQTLKSPTNEKLRR; encoded by the coding sequence ATGGGAAAATGGCTGAAGCCATTAGCTTTTCTTGCTACCTTGATCATGTTTATCGTGATGGTAGCCGGTTCGCTTGTTACAAAGACAGAATCAGCACTCGGCTGTGGAAATGACTGGCCGCTGTGCAACGGTAAATGGGTTCCGGAATACACGTTGGCATCCATTATTGAATATTCTCATCGCCTGATTACAGGTGTTGCCGGTATTGTTGTCGCGATTTTCTCTGTACTTTGCTGGCGCTATTACAAAAACAACCAAGAAGTTCGCAATCTCGCTATTTTTGGTTTGTTTTTCATCGTAGTGGAGTCCATTCTCGGCGCTTCTGCCGTTATTTGGCCACAGTCCTCATCTGTCTTGGCTCTGCACTTTGGATTCTCTTTGCTTGCTTATACAGGCGTGTTCTTGTTGAGTGTGTTCGTTTATCAGCGGGAAAAAACGCAAAGCCTGGTGAAAACGACCGTCTCAAAAGGCTTCCGCAACTGGATGTGGTTCGTCGCCATTTATACATACGCGGTCGTTTATCTCGGAGCGTATGTCAGACATACGGGTTCAAGTATGGCATGCAGTGACTGGCCACTGTGCCAAGGACAGGTCATCCCAGAGTTGTACGGACAGACTGGTATTCATTTTGCACACAGAATCGCTGCGTTGGTGTTGGGATTCTTGTTGTTGGGGACAATGATTTACTGCATACGTCATTTCAAGGAAAAACGACGTGATTTGTACGGTGCAAGTATCCTGAGCTTTATTCTTTGCATCGCGCAGGTGTTCAGCGGCGGCTTCGTAATTATCTACAAGCTTCACCTGTATGCTACTCTGACGCACTCGATGATCATCACGATTTTGTTCGGGATCATCTGCTACATGTGTTTGCAGACGTTGAAGTCACCGACAAATGAAAAGCTGAGAAGATAA
- the cyoE gene encoding heme o synthase, with the protein MDQQMTVQESLDADASLQTQPVGPATFRDYVQLTKPGITLSNLMTTFAALWLASYGYPNWKLAFFTMLGTALVIMSGAALNNFYDRDLDKKMKRTQHRGVATGRISARNAILLGIGLLLAGVTVLAVYANPLAAVWGLIGHIFYVLIYTPLKRVTTLNTVIGGISGAAPPVIGWVAVTETMDMTAWLLFLVLFLWQPPHFLALAMLKTEEYRAGNLPMLPVVKGFAETKRQMVLWGSVLFPASLLLFIHGSLGFVYLLVMGVMGIVYMVLLFQGFKTKDDLAWARKLFGYSILYLTVFCAAIVISTMVNYY; encoded by the coding sequence GTGGACCAGCAAATGACCGTGCAGGAATCGCTTGATGCCGATGCTTCTTTGCAGACACAGCCGGTAGGGCCAGCTACCTTTCGGGATTACGTACAACTGACGAAGCCAGGTATTACTCTGTCAAACTTGATGACCACTTTTGCTGCTTTATGGTTAGCGTCCTACGGTTATCCGAACTGGAAACTGGCTTTTTTCACCATGCTGGGAACCGCTTTGGTCATTATGTCGGGTGCGGCATTAAACAATTTCTACGACCGTGATCTGGACAAAAAAATGAAGCGGACGCAACATCGGGGGGTAGCGACAGGAAGAATATCTGCACGTAACGCAATCCTCTTAGGAATTGGCCTGCTCTTGGCAGGGGTTACTGTGTTGGCAGTTTATGCGAATCCCTTGGCGGCTGTTTGGGGATTGATCGGCCACATTTTTTACGTACTGATTTACACGCCGTTGAAACGAGTGACAACTCTCAATACGGTGATTGGCGGTATTTCAGGTGCAGCTCCTCCCGTGATTGGGTGGGTAGCAGTAACAGAGACCATGGACATGACTGCTTGGCTGTTGTTCCTGGTTTTGTTCTTGTGGCAGCCTCCCCATTTTTTGGCGTTGGCCATGTTAAAAACAGAAGAATACCGTGCAGGTAATCTGCCGATGCTACCTGTAGTAAAAGGTTTTGCAGAGACGAAGCGACAAATGGTGCTGTGGGGTTCGGTGTTGTTCCCGGCTTCTTTGCTGCTTTTCATCCACGGTAGCCTAGGCTTTGTGTATTTGCTCGTCATGGGTGTGATGGGGATTGTGTACATGGTTCTGCTTTTCCAAGGGTTCAAAACCAAGGATGATCTTGCTTGGGCACGCAAACTATTCGGCTATTCCATCCTTTATTTGACAGTGTTTTGTGCGGCGATCGTCATTAGTACCATGGTCAACTATTATTGA
- a CDS encoding DUF420 domain-containing protein: MGLILPTVSTTFIVISGILVAIGWYAIAKKQVDKHMKIMKWAAICATIFFITYVSRTAFIGNTHFGGPDSIKPIYQTFLFFHIVLATVGGVMGLITLRYAYTKNYASHRKIGPWTSIVWFVTSITGAAVYLLLYWIYPGGETSGVLDVIFGK, translated from the coding sequence ATGGGGCTCATCTTGCCTACGGTAAGTACGACTTTTATTGTCATTAGCGGAATTCTCGTTGCAATTGGCTGGTACGCCATTGCGAAAAAGCAAGTAGATAAGCATATGAAGATTATGAAATGGGCTGCAATCTGTGCCACGATCTTCTTTATCACTTATGTTTCCAGAACGGCTTTTATCGGAAACACGCATTTTGGCGGACCTGATAGCATCAAGCCAATCTATCAGACGTTCTTGTTCTTCCACATCGTCCTGGCAACAGTCGGTGGTGTGATGGGTCTGATTACACTCAGGTACGCTTACACGAAAAATTATGCTTCACATCGGAAGATCGGTCCTTGGACGTCCATTGTCTGGTTTGTCACATCCATTACGGGAGCTGCGGTTTATCTGCTGTTGTATTGGATTTATCCAGGTGGCGAGACGTCTGGCGTGCTGGATGTCATTTTTGGTAAGTAA
- a CDS encoding cytochrome c oxidase assembly protein produces MGNAHQMHEMSPATGSATFSDLWSPDVMLLSLLVTTVYFLLTGPMHKRFENATPATGKQRLLFVLAIVLFYVAQGSPISYYGHHYMFSLHMLQQSILYFALPPLMLLAMPEWLLARIFSPKALKLILNALTHPLVAALLFNSLFSFYHVPFIFDAVAINHEWMTFYHIILVIAAFAMWWPIVSPLSDNKRQLAGLKKLSYVFANGVLITPACALIIFASEPLYATYIAAPQLFQSLDAFNDQRLGGIIMKLVQELVYGCVLAYVFYHWYKAEKQDDLPMDQSFGAEKPTF; encoded by the coding sequence TTGGGAAATGCACATCAAATGCACGAGATGTCACCGGCTACCGGATCAGCAACCTTTTCGGATTTATGGAGTCCGGATGTGATGCTTTTGTCGTTGCTCGTGACAACTGTCTACTTTCTTCTAACAGGTCCCATGCATAAACGTTTTGAAAACGCTACACCGGCGACTGGCAAGCAAAGATTGCTTTTCGTGTTGGCAATCGTGTTGTTTTACGTTGCACAAGGAAGCCCTATCAGTTATTACGGCCATCATTACATGTTTAGTTTACACATGCTTCAACAATCGATCTTGTACTTTGCTCTGCCACCGCTCATGCTTCTGGCCATGCCTGAATGGCTTTTGGCAAGGATTTTCAGTCCGAAAGCGCTGAAGCTTATCCTAAACGCTTTGACACATCCGTTAGTGGCAGCGCTGTTGTTCAACTCGCTGTTTTCGTTTTACCATGTTCCGTTTATATTTGATGCCGTTGCGATCAACCATGAGTGGATGACGTTTTATCATATCATTCTCGTGATTGCCGCATTTGCAATGTGGTGGCCCATTGTGAGTCCGTTGTCTGATAACAAGCGACAACTGGCCGGATTGAAAAAACTGTCGTACGTTTTTGCAAACGGTGTCTTGATTACGCCAGCCTGTGCGCTGATTATTTTTGCCTCGGAACCGCTGTACGCTACGTATATAGCTGCTCCACAGCTATTCCAGAGCCTCGATGCGTTTAACGATCAGCGTCTTGGCGGAATCATTATGAAGCTGGTACAGGAGCTTGTTTATGGCTGTGTGCTGGCCTATGTCTTCTACCATTGGTACAAGGCAGAGAAGCAGGACGACTTGCCGATGGATCAATCTTTCGGTGCTGAAAAGCCGACTTTTTAA
- a CDS encoding NAD-dependent succinate-semialdehyde dehydrogenase: MGEYKQMFINGEWENAESGESIQITNPATGETVGTVTFGDGRDANKAIDAAHQAFASWSRLTARERAKYLYSLSELVKNNRDELAGIISAEMGKPLGEAKGEVLGAADNFVWYAEEAKRVNGETIPSSVANKRIMVLRQPVGVVGAITPWNFPVNMVARKIAPALAAGCTVVLKPAESTPLSAIRMFELIEQAGFPKGVVNLVIGNPESIGKEFIDNPKLSKIGFTGSTRVGKLLMEGAAKQVKRVSMELGGHAPFIVFPDADLDAAVKGLFESKFRNSGQMCICTNRLYVHEDVADAFTEKLVERLKRAKVGDGRQKETEIGPLVNERALNKVLEHIEDAKDKGGQVVYGGNRLVEGDYAKGFYCEPTLIAGVTTDMKISFEETFGPVVPLVRFTEEADVVQMANDTRYGLAAYVYTRDNQRCFRMAELLEYGIVGINDGSPTQTQAPFGGFKESGIGREGGRYGMDEYLETKFVSFGL, encoded by the coding sequence ATGGGAGAGTACAAGCAAATGTTTATTAATGGAGAATGGGAGAATGCCGAGAGTGGCGAGTCCATTCAAATTACGAATCCGGCTACAGGTGAAACAGTTGGCACCGTAACCTTCGGTGATGGGCGTGATGCCAACAAGGCCATCGACGCTGCTCATCAGGCATTTGCCAGCTGGTCTCGACTAACTGCTCGTGAGCGCGCCAAATATTTGTACAGTTTGTCCGAGCTGGTGAAAAACAATCGGGATGAACTGGCGGGCATCATTTCTGCTGAAATGGGCAAGCCTTTGGGCGAGGCAAAAGGCGAAGTGCTGGGTGCTGCTGATAACTTTGTTTGGTACGCAGAAGAGGCCAAGCGTGTCAATGGAGAAACGATCCCATCCTCGGTTGCGAATAAGCGCATCATGGTGCTCCGCCAGCCTGTAGGAGTGGTAGGGGCGATTACCCCATGGAATTTCCCGGTGAACATGGTTGCACGTAAGATCGCTCCGGCTTTGGCTGCGGGCTGCACGGTGGTTTTAAAGCCAGCAGAAAGCACGCCGTTGTCTGCGATTCGCATGTTTGAGCTGATTGAGCAGGCTGGCTTTCCAAAAGGCGTCGTAAACCTCGTCATTGGAAATCCGGAATCGATTGGGAAGGAGTTTATCGACAATCCGAAGCTCTCCAAAATCGGATTTACAGGCTCCACCCGTGTCGGCAAGCTGCTGATGGAAGGCGCGGCGAAGCAAGTGAAGCGCGTCAGCATGGAGCTTGGTGGTCACGCACCGTTCATCGTATTCCCGGATGCCGATCTGGATGCAGCCGTAAAAGGTCTGTTTGAGAGCAAGTTCCGCAACTCCGGTCAAATGTGCATTTGCACGAACCGTCTGTACGTCCACGAGGATGTCGCAGATGCGTTTACAGAAAAGCTGGTAGAGCGTTTGAAGCGTGCGAAGGTAGGGGATGGTCGCCAGAAAGAGACGGAGATCGGTCCACTGGTGAACGAGCGTGCCCTGAACAAGGTGCTCGAGCATATCGAGGACGCCAAGGACAAAGGCGGGCAAGTGGTATACGGCGGAAATCGTTTGGTTGAAGGTGATTATGCGAAGGGCTTCTATTGCGAACCGACCTTGATTGCTGGCGTTACAACGGATATGAAAATCTCCTTTGAGGAAACGTTCGGCCCTGTCGTTCCACTCGTGCGTTTTACCGAGGAAGCGGATGTCGTACAGATGGCAAACGACACACGTTACGGCTTGGCTGCTTATGTGTATACCCGCGATAATCAGCGTTGCTTCCGCATGGCTGAGCTCCTCGAATACGGAATCGTCGGGATCAATGACGGATCGCCAACCCAGACACAAGCGCCGTTTGGCGGTTTCAAGGAAAGCGGAATCGGCCGTGAGGGTGGCCGCTACGGAATGGATGAGTATTTGGAGACGAAGTTCGTTTCCTTTGGTTTGTAA
- the paaD gene encoding 1,2-phenylacetyl-CoA epoxidase subunit PaaD, which yields MAQEELQLHEGLEATCWELLQQVTDPEIPVISMVEMGMIHKVRVEADVVHVEVLPTFVGCPALEIMKRNITEKLVEAEGINQVQVAFVYDPAWTSDRIALDARDKLKSFGIAPPPLDFKPGDTWEVACPYCDSPYTQMENLFGPAACRSILYCRHCKNPFEALKPIY from the coding sequence ATGGCGCAAGAAGAACTGCAACTGCATGAAGGGCTTGAAGCGACATGCTGGGAACTGCTGCAGCAAGTAACCGATCCCGAAATTCCGGTGATTAGCATGGTAGAGATGGGGATGATCCACAAAGTGCGCGTCGAAGCAGACGTCGTACACGTCGAGGTGCTCCCTACCTTTGTCGGCTGTCCGGCACTCGAGATCATGAAGAGAAACATCACAGAAAAGCTGGTGGAGGCAGAAGGAATCAATCAGGTTCAGGTAGCGTTCGTCTATGATCCAGCCTGGACATCTGATCGTATCGCTTTGGATGCCCGCGATAAGCTGAAAAGCTTTGGCATCGCGCCGCCACCGCTTGACTTCAAACCGGGAGACACATGGGAAGTAGCCTGTCCCTATTGTGATTCCCCTTATACGCAAATGGAAAATTTGTTTGGCCCTGCTGCTTGTCGAAGTATTTTGTATTGCCGGCACTGCAAAAATCCATTTGAGGCCCTAAAACCAATCTATTGA
- the paaC gene encoding 1,2-phenylacetyl-CoA epoxidase subunit PaaC — MGDRLHVETVEAAKQNPSFAKALTDLLFQLADDDFILAYRGSEWLGLAPHIEEDVAFSSMSQDMMGHAVMFYDMLEQLGVGKADDLAQLREAKAFSNAILVERKNGDGEYNDHPHYDWAYAIVRSYVYGLYKQVRLEALTQSSYAPLALVSRKMMTEHRYHLMHWQVWLKQLANSTADARQRLEAAIAKVWKDAGELPQLGPNQVDIVQFGLIAEEEELKQKWLTLTKDIFENAGLDWPGEPGVPQERGRHGEHTADLVQALATLSEVYRIDPAAGW; from the coding sequence ATGGGCGACCGTTTACATGTAGAAACAGTGGAAGCAGCAAAACAAAACCCGTCATTTGCAAAAGCCTTGACCGACCTGTTGTTCCAGCTTGCTGATGACGATTTTATATTGGCTTATCGCGGATCGGAATGGCTTGGGCTGGCTCCGCATATTGAAGAAGATGTGGCTTTTTCATCGATGTCTCAGGACATGATGGGCCATGCCGTAATGTTTTATGACATGCTCGAGCAACTAGGAGTGGGCAAAGCAGACGATCTCGCACAGCTGCGCGAGGCGAAGGCGTTTTCCAATGCGATCTTGGTAGAGCGTAAAAACGGCGACGGCGAATACAATGATCATCCCCATTACGATTGGGCTTATGCGATTGTTCGCAGCTATGTGTACGGCTTATACAAGCAGGTTCGCTTGGAGGCTCTTACGCAGTCGTCATACGCACCACTCGCGCTGGTCAGTCGCAAAATGATGACAGAGCATCGCTACCATCTGATGCACTGGCAAGTTTGGTTGAAGCAATTGGCGAACAGTACGGCTGATGCCCGTCAGAGGCTGGAGGCAGCCATCGCAAAAGTTTGGAAGGATGCCGGGGAGTTGCCTCAGCTTGGACCAAACCAAGTCGATATCGTTCAATTTGGCCTGATTGCAGAAGAAGAGGAACTGAAACAAAAATGGCTGACACTGACCAAAGACATTTTTGAAAATGCAGGACTTGACTGGCCAGGTGAGCCAGGAGTGCCACAAGAGCGCGGTCGTCATGGTGAACATACTGCTGATCTGGTGCAAGCTTTGGCAACCTTGTCTGAAGTGTATCGCATTGATCCGGCTGCGGGCTGGTAA
- the paaB gene encoding 1,2-phenylacetyl-CoA epoxidase subunit PaaB, whose protein sequence is MSNENFFIYEVFSQKSVNAPFVQQFSLLAPNKEVALSMARENFLRREPCFNLWVVKRDDIFGLPPEERPFLERLDNKSYRETKGYGDLQSRWRHHREQYEEKQKHAGNGS, encoded by the coding sequence ATGAGCAACGAAAACTTTTTCATATACGAAGTATTCAGCCAAAAAAGCGTAAATGCTCCGTTCGTCCAACAGTTCAGTTTGTTGGCACCCAATAAAGAAGTTGCTTTGAGTATGGCGAGGGAGAATTTCCTGCGCCGTGAGCCTTGTTTTAATTTGTGGGTAGTCAAGCGCGACGACATTTTTGGACTGCCGCCAGAGGAGCGTCCTTTCTTGGAAAGACTCGACAACAAGAGCTACCGGGAGACCAAAGGGTACGGCGATTTGCAGTCGAGATGGCGCCACCATCGTGAGCAGTACGAAGAAAAACAGAAGCATGCAGGCAACGGCAGTTAA
- the paaA gene encoding 1,2-phenylacetyl-CoA epoxidase subunit PaaA, with translation MQMRLEHADLTENEKLEAFLARIDRGEKIEADDWMPDDYRNQLIKLISMHGISEIMGALPEKEWVPKAPTLRRKLAIMAKVQDEMGHGQLLLRVAEDLLEPLGKTREDIMNDLFSKRLKFHNVFHMEAPTWADAGVIGWLVDGAAIITQSMSLDTSYAPYARALHRICAEEKFHAQHGESIVLELAEGTDEQRQMLQDAIHRWWPSLLMFFGPPENGNITSNQEANMRYKIRTQTNEELRQVFLEKYLPRIFHLGFTVPDDTIYFDEAEGKWVYQQPDWEEFKQIVKGNGPRSAHRLNLRVMSYEETKWVRDAIMSYGRQVG, from the coding sequence ATGCAAATGAGGCTCGAACATGCCGATCTGACTGAAAACGAAAAGTTGGAAGCGTTTTTAGCGAGAATCGATCGCGGGGAAAAAATAGAGGCAGACGATTGGATGCCAGACGACTATCGCAACCAGTTGATCAAGCTGATTTCGATGCATGGCATCAGTGAGATCATGGGTGCCTTGCCGGAAAAGGAATGGGTACCAAAGGCGCCGACATTGCGCAGAAAGCTGGCGATCATGGCGAAGGTCCAGGACGAGATGGGGCATGGTCAATTGCTCCTTCGCGTCGCAGAAGACTTGCTTGAGCCATTGGGCAAGACGCGCGAGGATATCATGAATGATTTGTTTTCAAAGAGACTGAAATTTCACAATGTATTCCACATGGAAGCACCTACCTGGGCTGATGCTGGTGTGATTGGCTGGCTGGTTGACGGAGCGGCTATCATTACACAATCGATGTCCCTCGATACATCTTATGCACCTTACGCCCGCGCTCTGCATCGGATCTGTGCGGAAGAAAAGTTCCACGCCCAGCACGGGGAGAGCATCGTCTTGGAGTTGGCAGAAGGCACTGATGAACAGCGTCAAATGCTACAAGATGCGATCCATCGTTGGTGGCCTTCCCTCTTGATGTTTTTCGGACCACCGGAAAATGGCAACATTACGAGCAATCAGGAAGCCAACATGCGCTACAAGATTCGCACACAGACGAATGAAGAATTGCGCCAAGTATTCCTGGAAAAGTATTTGCCGCGTATTTTCCATCTTGGCTTCACAGTGCCAGACGATACGATTTACTTCGACGAGGCAGAAGGCAAATGGGTCTACCAACAGCCTGACTGGGAAGAGTTCAAGCAAATCGTCAAGGGGAACGGACCACGCTCCGCTCATCGTCTGAATCTTCGGGTAATGTCTTATGAGGAAACCAAATGGGTGCGCGATGCGATTATGTCGTACGGCCGACAAGTAGGGTAG